A window of Pseudodesulfovibrio hydrargyri contains these coding sequences:
- the rodA gene encoding rod shape-determining protein RodA, with protein MPIDRRLLLYINWPLFGLAVILFLIGVLNLYSASGTRLEEGMNMAPFYHRQLLWGAMGLFGMLVFMFFDYRHLKTMAWPLFWTTVVLLVAVFFAGKTIYGARRWLDLGFMNFQPSELAKIAVLIVGARILSREREPLNFIRLAYVLGVGLILAGLIIKQPDLGSGLSILMILGGMILFRGVTAKVFKTCLVAIPCLLPLSWFFLHDYQKQRIMTFLDPTTDPLGAGYHIIQSEIAIGSGGFWGKGFLEGTQSQLRFLPERHTDFAVAVFGEEWGFVGTMVLLILFCVFLYQMVVIARDARGLFGSYLAAGVFFYFFWQILINTGMVLGLMPVVGIPLPFISYGGSATLVNFCLVGLVLNVSMRRFLFKQA; from the coding sequence ATGCCGATTGATCGCAGGCTGCTCTTGTACATCAACTGGCCGCTCTTCGGCCTGGCCGTGATCCTCTTCCTCATCGGCGTGCTCAACCTCTACTCGGCCAGCGGCACCCGCCTGGAGGAGGGCATGAACATGGCCCCCTTCTACCACCGCCAGCTGCTCTGGGGGGCCATGGGGCTGTTCGGCATGCTCGTCTTCATGTTCTTCGACTACCGCCACCTCAAGACCATGGCCTGGCCCCTGTTCTGGACCACGGTGGTCCTGCTGGTGGCCGTGTTCTTCGCGGGCAAGACCATCTACGGGGCGCGCCGCTGGCTCGACCTCGGGTTCATGAACTTCCAGCCCTCGGAACTGGCCAAGATCGCCGTCCTCATCGTCGGCGCCCGAATTCTGTCCAGGGAACGCGAACCCCTCAACTTCATCCGCCTGGCCTACGTGCTCGGCGTGGGCCTGATCCTGGCCGGGCTGATCATCAAGCAGCCGGACCTGGGCTCGGGGCTGTCCATACTGATGATCCTGGGCGGCATGATCCTCTTTCGGGGCGTGACCGCAAAGGTCTTCAAGACCTGCCTGGTGGCCATCCCCTGCCTGCTGCCCCTGTCCTGGTTCTTCCTCCACGACTATCAGAAACAGCGGATCATGACCTTCCTGGACCCGACCACCGACCCGCTGGGCGCGGGCTACCACATTATCCAGTCGGAAATCGCCATCGGTTCGGGCGGGTTCTGGGGCAAGGGGTTCCTGGAGGGGACCCAGTCCCAGCTGCGCTTTCTGCCCGAGCGCCACACCGACTTCGCGGTGGCCGTTTTCGGCGAGGAATGGGGCTTTGTCGGAACCATGGTCCTCTTGATCCTATTCTGCGTATTTCTTTATCAAATGGTGGTCATAGCCCGGGACGCGCGCGGCCTGTTCGGGTCCTACCTGGCGGCCGGCGTGTTCTTCTATTTTTTCTGGCAAATCCTGATTAATACAGGTATGGTCCTCGGGCTAATGCCAGTGGTCGGCATCCCCCTTCCGTTCATCAGTTACGGGGGCAGCGCCACCCTGGTGAATTTTTGCCTCGTCGGGCTTGTGCTCAACGTATCCATGCGCCGGTTCCTGTTCAAGCAGGCGTAA
- a CDS encoding ATP synthase F0 subunit B: MVVPDKTIFIQGLNFIVMIFLLNVVLIRPIREIIKKRKGLMTDQLEKIEGFNSSAEKKVADYEAQLTQARKEAGEIRNAAKDEGVAQEQAMLAEAGKEASSLIKANRAEIQSEVKAAMEQLTKDVYDYAEKATGKILGQA, translated from the coding sequence ATGGTAGTACCTGACAAAACCATTTTCATCCAAGGTCTGAACTTCATTGTCATGATCTTCTTGCTGAATGTCGTGCTGATCCGTCCGATCCGCGAAATCATCAAGAAGCGCAAGGGGTTGATGACCGACCAGCTGGAGAAGATCGAGGGCTTCAACTCCAGCGCCGAGAAAAAAGTGGCCGACTACGAGGCTCAGCTGACCCAGGCGCGCAAGGAGGCCGGAGAGATCCGGAACGCCGCCAAGGACGAAGGCGTGGCCCAGGAACAGGCCATGCTGGCCGAGGCCGGCAAGGAGGCTTCTAGCCTGATCAAGGCCAATCGCGCCGAGATCCAGTCCGAGGTCAAGGCCGCCATGGAGCAGCTGACCAAGGACGTGTACGACTACGCTGAGAAGGCGACAGGCAAGATCCTGGGCCAGGCTTAG
- a CDS encoding bactofilin family protein, which translates to MARDEINAFLGAGTNYHGKLHFQGAVRIDGNFQGEVVSEGTLVIGQDAVVEGQVQVGQLVLSGRIKGEVEAKNKVVLHKTANLQGNIRTPVLVVEEGAVLEGQLVMGSLDTAASAKPEKISDPS; encoded by the coding sequence ATGGCCAGAGATGAGATCAATGCGTTTTTGGGAGCGGGGACCAACTATCACGGCAAGTTGCATTTCCAGGGCGCGGTGCGCATCGACGGCAACTTCCAGGGCGAGGTGGTCTCCGAAGGAACGCTGGTCATAGGTCAGGATGCCGTGGTGGAAGGCCAGGTCCAGGTCGGCCAGTTGGTGCTCTCCGGCAGGATCAAGGGTGAAGTGGAGGCAAAGAACAAGGTTGTCCTGCATAAGACTGCGAATTTGCAGGGCAATATCAGGACTCCGGTCCTGGTCGTCGAGGAAGGCGCTGTGCTTGAGGGCCAACTCGTCATGGGCAGCCTGGACACCGCCGCAAGCGCAAAGCCGGAAAAGATTTCCGATCCTTCATAG
- the mrdA gene encoding penicillin-binding protein 2 — MSDLYNESEQQAPRSGLILLQALILGLFCLFAVRLWYLQIHRGEAYQAQALENQLRQESIPSPRGLIRDRNGDLLAVNEPAYALGIIREDCPDVDRLVHQIAVWTGKDYFELKTLYNKNRKRVKPFEPLIVVPDLTFAQLALVETNKLRWPGLEIQFRPRRLYRYGDLFAHVLGYVAEADEEDMSKRPNLALGDYVGKQGIELMLEDRMRGIKGLTQYQVDVNGRRLKERILKHPQAGHEISLSIDLGLQKLCMDWLSEEAGGVAVMDADTGQLWALATAPSYDSNDFSSGLTSKQWAKLRDDPLHPMQNRVIQSVYPPGSLFKHVVAGAGLRYGMIDPRETVFCPGFVKLGRRVFRCWRAGGHGKVDMNRALVESCDVYFYKLGKKLTVDRMSEFAKAVGFGEKTDIRLPHEKAGNIPTREWKIKRFGESWQGGDNLNMAIGQGFTLVTPLQVVRFFAGIANGGKLLKPLLLKDEKTVVQADIPLRPDQIGLLRQALVDTVEDPHGTCRRIRTKGVTVGGKTGTAQVVRLTDELKALKDDQIPYRFRDHAWMAAIAEKDGRRFAIACLVEHGLHGGSGAGPIIKAVIDYLFLDKVTPNPEERKAKARAVRALSLKHKEKRHAD, encoded by the coding sequence ATCCGAACAGCAGGCCCCGCGCTCGGGCCTGATTCTGCTCCAGGCGCTCATCCTGGGGCTTTTCTGCCTGTTCGCCGTCCGCCTGTGGTACCTGCAGATCCACCGCGGCGAGGCGTACCAGGCCCAGGCCCTGGAGAACCAGCTGCGCCAGGAGTCCATCCCCTCGCCGCGCGGGCTCATCCGCGACCGCAACGGCGACCTCCTGGCCGTGAACGAGCCCGCCTACGCGCTCGGCATCATCCGCGAGGACTGCCCGGACGTGGACCGGCTGGTCCACCAGATCGCGGTCTGGACCGGCAAGGACTACTTCGAGCTCAAGACCCTGTACAACAAGAACCGCAAGCGGGTGAAACCGTTCGAGCCGCTCATCGTGGTCCCGGACCTTACCTTTGCCCAGCTGGCCCTGGTCGAGACCAACAAGCTGCGCTGGCCCGGCCTGGAGATCCAGTTCCGGCCGCGCAGGCTGTACCGCTACGGCGACCTGTTCGCCCACGTGCTCGGCTACGTGGCCGAGGCGGACGAGGAGGACATGTCCAAGCGGCCAAACCTGGCGCTGGGCGACTACGTGGGCAAGCAGGGCATAGAACTCATGCTTGAAGACCGCATGCGCGGCATCAAGGGGCTGACCCAGTACCAGGTGGACGTCAACGGCCGCAGGCTCAAGGAGCGGATCCTCAAGCACCCCCAGGCCGGGCACGAGATATCCCTGTCCATCGACCTCGGGCTGCAGAAGCTGTGCATGGACTGGCTCTCCGAGGAGGCGGGCGGCGTGGCCGTCATGGACGCCGACACCGGCCAGCTTTGGGCCCTGGCCACGGCCCCGTCCTACGACTCCAACGACTTTTCCTCAGGCCTGACCTCCAAGCAGTGGGCCAAGCTGCGCGACGACCCCCTGCACCCCATGCAGAACCGGGTCATCCAGTCGGTCTACCCGCCGGGCTCGCTCTTCAAGCACGTGGTCGCCGGGGCCGGACTGCGCTACGGCATGATCGACCCCCGGGAGACCGTGTTCTGTCCCGGATTCGTCAAGCTCGGCCGCCGCGTGTTCCGCTGCTGGCGGGCCGGCGGCCACGGCAAGGTGGACATGAACCGCGCCCTGGTGGAGTCCTGCGACGTCTATTTTTACAAACTCGGCAAAAAACTCACCGTGGACCGCATGAGCGAGTTCGCCAAGGCCGTGGGCTTCGGCGAGAAGACCGACATCCGGCTGCCCCACGAAAAGGCGGGCAACATCCCCACCCGCGAGTGGAAGATCAAGCGGTTCGGCGAGTCCTGGCAGGGCGGCGACAACCTGAACATGGCCATCGGCCAGGGATTCACCCTGGTCACGCCGTTGCAGGTGGTCCGCTTCTTCGCGGGCATCGCCAACGGCGGCAAGCTGCTCAAGCCCCTGCTGCTCAAGGACGAGAAGACCGTGGTCCAGGCGGACATCCCCCTGCGCCCCGACCAGATCGGACTGCTCCGCCAGGCCCTGGTGGACACCGTGGAGGACCCGCACGGCACCTGCCGCCGCATCCGCACCAAGGGCGTGACCGTGGGCGGCAAGACCGGCACGGCCCAGGTGGTCCGGCTGACCGACGAACTCAAGGCGCTCAAGGACGACCAGATTCCCTACAGGTTCCGCGACCACGCCTGGATGGCGGCCATAGCCGAAAAGGACGGCCGCCGCTTCGCCATCGCCTGCCTGGTGGAACACGGCCTGCACGGCGGCTCCGGGGCCGGGCCCATCATCAAGGCGGTCATCGACTACCTCTTCCTGGACAAGGTCACGCCCAACCCCGAGGAGCGGAAGGCCAAGGCCCGGGCCGTGCGCGCCCTGTCCCTCAAGCACAAGGAGAAGCGCCATGCCGATTGA